From the genome of Deinococcus sp. AJ005, one region includes:
- a CDS encoding copper amine oxidase N-terminal domain-containing protein produces MLSTAGGPALAATVTAGSVQLTFTVDAPDLNVNGDAARWQAAPRLIGGRTLLPLRETAVLLGRPVQVGSAGQLGVGRVVVTADGNASLAGVPQPAGTALIIDGVPYLSARTLADALDANLSAADDTGRTLTLTALRDGGNPLAPQARFSTDKLVYAPGERVVYTEYAYDPDGADITSRKWSNREDAFFQPGTYTVGLSVTNSRGLSSKPFNRTITVQGAPLDSPLTYALKYAAPGDRFPDLQVLNYPSAAVVPVAGPSFPLIFSDSPEVPTQSGVLYQDTISGPVRLLGYHLNGLGKPARLYVLARNTEDRPVEVRTLRQGETAPTRIEGLLGQVTLLDYFASTGGPTLTLAPGQAAAVYASPTLSMGSGANMMQDLTASGRVELTFLMLEDGLPPSAQVSQQLPYLQPDGKHVRGTFQGAVRHLRVNLGTLPARIVIGDGQLDPAIDGIDKLTNKPVRLSGNYGVLYDLEVNGAAGTAVALSPRGGLYRGAMNVQDGPISQTIKLPRSGNAIKPQEPVLLWRAGSDRLNIDFIPASGSNLPISLVFYRTGQKGMGGVMDGLKTYQP; encoded by the coding sequence CTGCTGTCCACGGCAGGCGGCCCAGCGCTGGCCGCCACCGTGACCGCCGGATCGGTACAACTGACCTTCACGGTGGACGCCCCGGACCTGAACGTGAACGGCGACGCCGCGCGCTGGCAGGCTGCGCCCCGGCTGATCGGCGGGCGCACGCTGCTGCCGCTGCGCGAGACGGCGGTGCTGCTGGGCCGCCCCGTGCAGGTGGGGAGTGCCGGGCAACTGGGCGTGGGGCGCGTGGTGGTCACTGCCGATGGCAACGCCTCACTGGCCGGGGTGCCGCAGCCTGCGGGTACGGCCCTGATCATCGACGGCGTGCCTTATCTGAGTGCCCGCACGCTGGCCGACGCGCTGGACGCCAATCTCAGCGCCGCCGACGACACGGGCCGCACGCTGACCCTGACGGCTCTGCGCGACGGTGGAAATCCGCTGGCCCCACAGGCGCGTTTCTCCACCGACAAACTGGTCTACGCCCCCGGCGAGCGCGTGGTGTACACCGAGTATGCCTATGACCCGGACGGTGCGGACATCACCTCTCGCAAATGGAGCAACCGCGAGGACGCTTTCTTCCAGCCGGGCACGTATACGGTGGGCCTGAGTGTCACCAACAGCCGGGGCCTGAGCAGCAAGCCGTTTAACCGCACCATCACCGTGCAGGGTGCGCCGCTGGACAGTCCACTCACCTACGCCCTCAAGTACGCTGCCCCTGGTGACCGCTTCCCTGACTTGCAGGTGCTGAATTACCCCTCTGCGGCGGTAGTGCCAGTGGCCGGACCCTCTTTCCCGCTGATCTTCAGTGACAGCCCGGAAGTGCCCACCCAGAGCGGCGTGCTGTACCAGGACACCATTTCGGGGCCGGTCCGCCTGCTGGGCTACCACCTCAACGGCCTGGGCAAACCCGCGCGGCTGTACGTGCTGGCCCGCAACACCGAGGACCGTCCGGTAGAGGTCCGCACGCTGCGGCAGGGCGAGACCGCGCCCACCCGCATTGAGGGACTGCTGGGACAGGTTACGCTGCTGGATTACTTCGCCAGCACGGGCGGCCCCACGCTGACCCTGGCCCCCGGTCAGGCCGCCGCCGTTTACGCCAGCCCCACCCTGAGCATGGGCAGCGGCGCGAACATGATGCAGGACCTGACCGCCTCGGGCCGTGTAGAACTGACCTTCCTGATGTTGGAAGACGGTCTGCCCCCCAGCGCGCAGGTGTCCCAGCAGTTGCCGTATTTGCAGCCAGACGGCAAGCATGTGCGCGGCACCTTCCAGGGCGCGGTGCGCCATTTGCGCGTCAATCTGGGCACGCTGCCCGCCCGCATCGTGATCGGGGACGGGCAGCTTGATCCGGCCATTGACGGCATCGACAAACTGACCAACAAGCCCGTTCGCCTGAGCGGCAATTACGGGGTCCTGTATGATCTGGAGGTCAACGGCGCGGCGGGCACGGCGGTGGCCCTCAGCCCGCGCGGGGGGTTGTACCGGGGGGCCATGAATGTGCAGGACGGCCCGATCAGCCAGACCATCAAGCTGCCCAGAAGCGGCAACGCCATCAAACCGCAGGAACCCGTGCTGCTGTGGCGCGCGGGATCGGACCGCCTCAACATCGATTTCATTCCGGCCAGTGGCAGCAACCTGCCGATCAGTTTGGTCTTTTACCGCACCGGGCAAAAGGGAATGGGCGGTGTGATGGACGGCCTGAAGACCTATCAGCCCTAA
- a CDS encoding PhoH family protein: protein MALKDQREALGLLGTGDANLRRMRELTRAKLVARGETVTITGTDAEVQQAERMVRDALDVVRGGGELTPESLLRSARMSGEGRSLAAETQMPGLSLPRGLKPKTPGQKLYLERIAASDITFGVGPAGTGKTYMAVAMAIQALKTKTVKRIILTRPAVEAGEKLGFLPGDLQAKIDPYLRPLYDALQDMLDQDKFEAYLTSGVIEIAPLAFMRGRTLNDAFIILDEAQNTTGEQMKMFLTRMGFSSRVVITGDVTQIDLPRHITSGLAVAKRVLSQIEGIAWHEFTDVDVVRHPLVGKIIRAYEQAENAEDDKRSARRGEFASIPEGEGDPQPQG from the coding sequence ATTGCCCTCAAAGACCAGCGCGAGGCCCTGGGCCTGCTGGGCACGGGTGACGCCAACCTGCGCCGTATGCGCGAGCTGACCCGCGCCAAACTGGTGGCGCGTGGCGAGACCGTCACCATCACGGGCACAGACGCCGAGGTCCAGCAGGCCGAACGTATGGTCCGCGACGCGCTGGATGTGGTGCGTGGCGGCGGCGAACTGACCCCCGAGAGCCTGCTCAGGTCCGCCCGCATGAGCGGCGAGGGCCGCAGCCTGGCCGCCGAGACCCAGATGCCGGGCCTGAGCCTGCCGCGCGGTCTCAAACCCAAGACGCCGGGGCAGAAGCTGTATCTGGAGCGCATTGCCGCCAGCGATATCACCTTTGGCGTCGGCCCCGCCGGGACGGGCAAAACGTACATGGCCGTGGCGATGGCGATTCAGGCGCTGAAAACCAAGACGGTCAAGCGCATCATTCTGACCCGCCCAGCGGTGGAGGCCGGGGAAAAGCTGGGGTTCCTCCCCGGTGACCTCCAGGCCAAGATCGATCCGTACCTGCGCCCGCTGTACGACGCGCTACAGGACATGCTGGATCAGGACAAGTTCGAGGCGTACCTGACCAGTGGAGTGATCGAGATTGCGCCGCTGGCCTTCATGCGGGGTCGTACCCTGAATGATGCGTTCATCATCCTGGACGAGGCGCAGAACACCACGGGCGAGCAGATGAAGATGTTCCTGACCCGCATGGGCTTTTCCAGCCGCGTGGTCATCACCGGGGACGTGACCCAGATCGATCTGCCGCGCCACATCACCAGTGGTCTGGCGGTGGCCAAGCGCGTGCTGAGCCAGATCGAGGGCATCGCGTGGCACGAATTTACCGACGTGGACGTGGTGCGTCATCCGCTGGTGGGCAAGATCATCCGGGCCTACGAGCAGGCCGAGAACGCCGAGGACGACAAGCGTTCGGCCCGCCGGGGCGAGTTTGCCAGCATTCCCGAGGGCGAGGGCGATCCGCAACCGCAGGGCTGA
- the ftsH gene encoding ATP-dependent zinc metalloprotease FtsH encodes MKKAPWGWGLLAGMVLVLVVVSLTLPRGNGNEMTLTDFAAGVRGGQVQSANITYQNGTALVSGQLRDGQTFRTRTLANDPLIDLTRLQDRGVTVAYTAPSRLSVFGVLSVLLTLALIVGLVILLMRSRQNSGTDAAGAFGKSKAAVIAEGQIKTNFTDVAGCDEAKQDLQEVVDFLRQPEKYHQLGARIPHGVLLVGPPGSGKTLLAKAVAGEAKVPYFSISGSDFVEMFVGVGAARVRDLFEQARKSAPCIVFIDEIDAVGRKRGVSMQGGNDEREQTLNQLLVEMDGFGSGQEVIILAATNRPDVLDAALLRPGRFDRQVVVDAPDVRGREHILKIHARKKPLDVSVDLSVIARRTAGMVGADLENLLNEAALMAARDGRNRITGKDVDEARDRVLMGPERRSMVVREADKKVTAYHEVGHALAAQLLPHADKAHKLTIVPRGRSLGSALYTPEDRMHYTTGALLDRICVALAGHAAEQVATGQVTTGAANDFQQATSIARRMVTEWGMSEVGQLALAQESSAYLGYGPQQGVYSDHTAQQIDHELSRILNGQFDRAVTLLTDHVHVLHRLTDELIARESLSGEDVQAVLAGGTLPPLELPGPVVPASEDPSAAGGLKPGPA; translated from the coding sequence ATGAAAAAAGCGCCGTGGGGCTGGGGCCTGCTGGCCGGCATGGTGCTGGTTCTGGTGGTGGTCAGCCTGACCCTGCCCCGGGGCAACGGCAACGAGATGACCCTGACCGATTTTGCCGCTGGTGTGCGCGGGGGTCAGGTGCAGAGCGCCAACATCACCTATCAGAACGGCACCGCGCTGGTCAGCGGTCAGCTCAGGGACGGCCAGACGTTCCGAACCCGCACCCTGGCCAACGATCCGCTGATCGATCTGACCCGCCTGCAAGACCGGGGCGTCACGGTGGCCTACACCGCGCCCTCCCGCCTGAGCGTATTCGGCGTGCTGAGCGTGCTGCTGACCCTGGCCCTGATCGTGGGTCTGGTGATCCTGCTGATGCGGAGCCGCCAGAACTCGGGCACCGACGCCGCCGGGGCTTTTGGCAAATCGAAGGCCGCCGTGATCGCCGAGGGCCAGATCAAGACCAACTTCACCGATGTTGCGGGCTGCGACGAGGCCAAGCAGGATTTACAGGAAGTCGTCGATTTTCTTCGCCAGCCTGAGAAATACCACCAGCTCGGCGCACGCATCCCGCACGGCGTGTTACTCGTCGGTCCTCCTGGCAGCGGCAAGACCCTGCTGGCAAAAGCGGTCGCTGGGGAAGCCAAAGTGCCGTACTTCTCCATCAGCGGCTCTGACTTCGTAGAAATGTTCGTCGGCGTTGGGGCTGCCCGTGTCCGTGACCTGTTCGAGCAGGCCCGCAAGAGTGCGCCGTGCATCGTTTTCATCGACGAGATCGACGCTGTAGGCAGAAAGCGCGGCGTTTCGATGCAGGGCGGCAACGACGAGCGCGAACAGACATTGAATCAACTGCTGGTGGAGATGGACGGTTTCGGCAGTGGGCAGGAAGTGATCATTCTGGCGGCCACCAACCGCCCGGATGTGCTGGACGCAGCACTGCTGCGTCCGGGACGCTTTGACCGTCAGGTGGTGGTCGACGCCCCGGATGTCCGTGGACGCGAACATATCCTTAAGATTCATGCCCGCAAGAAGCCGCTGGACGTGAGTGTAGATCTGAGTGTCATCGCGCGGCGCACGGCGGGCATGGTGGGCGCGGACCTCGAAAACCTGTTGAACGAGGCGGCGCTGATGGCGGCAAGAGATGGCCGCAACCGGATCACTGGTAAAGATGTGGATGAGGCCAGAGACCGGGTGCTGATGGGACCGGAGCGGCGCAGCATGGTGGTGCGGGAAGCGGATAAGAAAGTGACGGCGTATCACGAAGTCGGGCACGCGTTGGCTGCCCAACTGCTGCCGCACGCCGACAAGGCGCACAAGCTGACCATCGTGCCGCGTGGGCGCAGCCTAGGGTCGGCGCTCTACACTCCAGAAGACCGCATGCACTACACCACGGGCGCGCTGCTGGACCGCATCTGCGTGGCGCTGGCCGGGCACGCCGCCGAGCAGGTCGCCACCGGACAGGTCACCACGGGCGCGGCCAACGACTTCCAGCAGGCCACGAGCATCGCCCGCCGGATGGTCACCGAATGGGGCATGAGCGAGGTAGGCCAACTTGCACTGGCGCAGGAAAGCAGCGCTTACTTGGGCTACGGCCCGCAGCAGGGCGTCTACAGCGATCACACCGCCCAGCAGATCGACCACGAGCTGAGCCGCATCCTGAACGGGCAATTTGACCGGGCCGTGACCCTGCTGACTGACCACGTCCATGTGTTGCACCGCCTGACCGACGAGCTGATCGCCCGCGAGAGCCTCAGCGGCGAGGACGTGCAGGCCGTGCTGGCGGGAGGCACGTTGCCGCCGCTGGAGTTGCCGGGGCCGGTGGTGCCAGCCAGTGAAGATCCCTCTGCCGCGGGTGGACTGAAACCCGGTCCAGCCTGA
- a CDS encoding diacylglycerol kinase family protein has translation MRSDGSALNPRRWWRSAGFAWAGIRHAYRSQANFRIEVWAGVLALIAAAFLRVPLAPIALACALVLALELVNTALEAVVDLASPELHPLAKVAKDAAAGAVLIASAGALVVGLVVLLPPLWAWVGGGR, from the coding sequence ATGCGCTCGGACGGCTCGGCCCTGAACCCCCGCCGCTGGTGGCGTTCGGCGGGCTTTGCCTGGGCCGGAATCCGGCATGCCTACCGCTCGCAGGCCAATTTCCGTATCGAGGTCTGGGCGGGTGTTCTGGCGCTGATCGCAGCCGCATTCCTCCGCGTTCCCCTGGCTCCCATTGCCCTGGCGTGCGCGCTGGTGCTGGCGCTGGAGCTGGTCAACACCGCGCTGGAAGCCGTGGTGGATCTGGCCAGTCCTGAACTGCACCCGCTGGCGAAGGTTGCCAAGGACGCCGCCGCCGGGGCCGTACTGATCGCCTCCGCCGGAGCGCTGGTGGTGGGTCTGGTGGTGCTGCTGCCACCGCTGTGGGCGTGGGTGGGTGGCGGGCGATAA
- the ybeY gene encoding rRNA maturation RNase YbeY codes for MIDLLARKTPPPGLRPAVRMGLEAAMAHFGMQDRELTLVLVGDRTIRQLKLEHWGEDASTDVLSFPTWEPGDPFMPPHLGDIIISLDTAGRQAAARGHSLTREVTLLASHGLTHLVGHDHPHADGLGYEEGATGPEWDVFHAAWKAAESALPAGI; via the coding sequence ATGATCGACCTCCTGGCCCGCAAGACCCCGCCTCCCGGCCTGCGCCCCGCGGTGCGCATGGGCCTGGAGGCGGCGATGGCCCATTTCGGCATGCAGGACCGTGAGCTGACCCTCGTGCTGGTGGGAGACCGGACCATCCGTCAGCTCAAGCTGGAACACTGGGGCGAGGACGCCTCCACCGATGTCCTGAGCTTTCCCACCTGGGAGCCGGGGGATCCCTTTATGCCGCCGCATCTGGGCGACATCATCATCAGCCTGGACACGGCGGGGCGGCAGGCGGCGGCGCGCGGCCACAGCCTGACCCGCGAAGTGACGTTGCTGGCCAGCCACGGCCTGACCCATCTGGTTGGTCATGACCACCCCCACGCCGACGGCCTGGGCTACGAGGAAGGCGCGACGGGTCCCGAGTGGGACGTGTTCCATGCGGCCTGGAAAGCCGCCGAGTCCGCCCTGCCTGCTGGCATCTAG
- a CDS encoding GNAT family N-acetyltransferase, whose translation MTSLPYAQTVTLRGRRPRDLPVLRRWLADPLAEWRKWDAPYFHAASTTATLQAYVERLERTPTRSDERVIDVDGECVGMVNRSQEEPAGGGWWDLGILIYDPAHWNQGIGTQALSLWVTATFDETDAHVLTFTTWGGNERMIHAAQRLGFQEAARIREARMVDGVRHDSVRLDLLRREWTSSRESPQSS comes from the coding sequence ATGACTTCCCTTCCCTACGCCCAAACCGTGACCTTGCGCGGACGGCGGCCCCGCGACCTGCCGGTGCTGCGGCGCTGGCTGGCCGATCCACTGGCCGAGTGGCGCAAGTGGGACGCGCCGTATTTTCACGCGGCTTCCACCACCGCCACGCTGCAAGCCTACGTGGAGCGGCTGGAGCGCACGCCCACCCGCTCCGACGAACGTGTGATCGACGTGGACGGCGAGTGCGTGGGCATGGTCAACCGCAGCCAGGAAGAACCGGCGGGCGGTGGCTGGTGGGACCTGGGCATCCTGATCTATGATCCGGCCCACTGGAATCAGGGCATCGGCACGCAGGCGCTGTCTCTGTGGGTCACAGCCACCTTCGACGAGACCGACGCCCACGTCCTGACCTTTACCACCTGGGGAGGCAACGAACGTATGATCCATGCCGCCCAGAGGCTGGGCTTTCAGGAAGCGGCCCGTATCCGCGAGGCCCGAATGGTGGACGGCGTCCGGCACGACAGCGTGCGTCTGGACCTGCTGCGGCGCGAGTGGACCAGTTCGCGGGAGTCGCCGCAGAGTTCATGA
- a CDS encoding pyridoxamine 5'-phosphate oxidase family protein, with protein sequence MADKTLADLSKNMREIDIAMLSTHSKGGNIAGRPMSNNGQVEYDGTSYYFTYEAAHTVGEIEADPKVSLAFMGAKGFSVAVEGKAKLSRDKAQMKDHWSKDLDKWFKDGIDTPDIVMIQVDATRVHYWDGEDEGEVKL encoded by the coding sequence ATGGCTGACAAAACACTGGCGGACCTTTCCAAAAATATGCGCGAGATCGACATCGCCATGCTCTCCACACACAGCAAGGGCGGCAATATCGCCGGGCGGCCCATGAGCAACAACGGACAGGTGGAGTATGACGGCACCTCGTATTACTTCACCTACGAGGCTGCCCATACCGTGGGCGAGATCGAGGCAGACCCCAAAGTCTCGCTGGCCTTCATGGGCGCCAAGGGCTTCTCGGTGGCGGTGGAGGGTAAGGCCAAACTCAGCCGCGACAAGGCGCAGATGAAAGACCACTGGTCCAAAGACCTGGACAAATGGTTCAAGGACGGCATCGACACCCCGGACATCGTGATGATTCAGGTGGACGCCACCCGCGTGCATTACTGGGACGGCGAGGACGAAGGCGAAGTCAAGCTGTAG
- a CDS encoding shikimate dehydrogenase has product MHRAAFAYAGIDGDYAARRVLTADLPEAVAGLRDSAVLGANLSLPHKESVLALLDSLTPAARAIGAVNTIIHKGGKLHGDNTDAPGFLAALADADAPKGGLSVVLGAGGAARAAVYALRQAGHEVLIVNRTHARAQALAAELGGRAAWPETAPWSAVTLLVNASSAGLDAPEDSPLSTFSSATFPTLAPAALVYDMVYRPAETRLLRDARAVGLRAENGLGMLAHQARLAFAAWTGVDVPVSVFLEALNPEAEDAAPTGDTTP; this is encoded by the coding sequence ATGCACCGCGCCGCCTTCGCGTATGCCGGAATCGACGGCGATTACGCCGCCCGGCGCGTGCTGACTGCCGATCTGCCGGAAGCCGTCGCCGGATTGCGAGACTCCGCTGTGTTGGGGGCCAACCTCAGCCTGCCGCACAAGGAAAGCGTGCTGGCGCTGCTGGACAGCCTGACCCCGGCAGCTCGGGCCATCGGGGCAGTCAACACCATCATCCACAAAGGCGGCAAGCTGCACGGCGACAACACCGACGCGCCCGGCTTTCTGGCGGCCCTGGCCGACGCGGACGCGCCGAAAGGTGGCCTGAGTGTGGTGCTGGGCGCGGGCGGCGCGGCGCGGGCAGCGGTGTACGCACTGCGGCAGGCAGGTCATGAGGTGCTGATCGTCAACCGCACCCACGCCCGCGCACAGGCGCTGGCCGCCGAACTGGGCGGGCGGGCGGCGTGGCCCGAAACTGCGCCGTGGTCCGCCGTGACCCTGCTGGTCAATGCCAGCAGCGCCGGGCTGGACGCGCCGGAGGACTCTCCCCTGTCTACCTTTTCCTCGGCCACCTTTCCCACACTGGCCCCGGCGGCGCTGGTCTACGACATGGTCTACCGCCCCGCCGAGACCCGGCTGCTGCGCGACGCCCGCGCGGTGGGCCTGCGCGCCGAGAACGGCCTTGGCATGCTGGCGCATCAGGCGCGGCTGGCCTTCGCGGCGTGGACCGGGGTGGACGTGCCGGTCTCGGTGTTCCTGGAGGCGCTGAATCCTGAAGCTGAAGACGCAGCGCCAACTGGAGACACAACGCCGTGA
- a CDS encoding isochorismatase: MSLTPTALLLLGVQRCRLEGHPHERELARQWAHAVDEARAVGQLIVLMQWDGLPDTPGETFGKGWTLHPDFRVEAGDLPVRAGLPDAFWHTDLAAELHARAVREVVLLALPGVPELAATAQAAQEAGFTVRVLDVLIPV; this comes from the coding sequence ATGTCCCTGACGCCCACGGCCCTGCTCCTTCTTGGCGTGCAGCGCTGCCGACTGGAAGGCCATCCACACGAGCGGGAACTGGCGCGGCAGTGGGCGCATGCGGTAGATGAGGCCCGTGCCGTGGGCCAGTTGATCGTGCTGATGCAGTGGGACGGCCTGCCAGACACGCCCGGCGAGACCTTCGGCAAGGGCTGGACCCTGCACCCGGATTTCCGCGTGGAAGCGGGGGATCTGCCCGTGCGCGCCGGGCTGCCAGACGCCTTCTGGCACACCGATCTGGCTGCCGAACTCCATGCCCGTGCAGTTCGTGAGGTGGTCCTGCTGGCCCTGCCGGGCGTGCCCGAACTGGCCGCCACAGCCCAGGCCGCGCAAGAAGCCGGATTCACCGTGCGCGTGCTGGATGTCCTGATTCCAGTCTGA